In Solea senegalensis isolate Sse05_10M linkage group LG6, IFAPA_SoseM_1, whole genome shotgun sequence, one genomic interval encodes:
- the sorbs2a gene encoding sorbin and SH3 domain-containing protein 2 isoform X3 → MNTDSGGYATKIVALSLTLSPMKRVQSSPNLATGSDSHSSDLDSWRSRSVTDGLKNGDASSSSLAAKGFRSVRPNLQDKKSPTQDFVHIPLPPPRRESFHFSPTGSNPPDYSSLVALANDSGSGMLTFTQNEKAVLKETYTINSTSSYSYSETSANPVQQTQQHTVPNDSSNCNMSSTSDQQVQERKVSSLKLTPVTIPDPPAHVYSNPDPQTKTQTASSPPPQPKRTTTLSQPLKQTASVSVHLDPKNLKCPEPQPRTVEPKLPDQGPYQTPGAATSQVEMTKPPPAVPPRPSPSELLGPPSPNPTAQHSPYHCHSSESLDYLSGLIPKALSPTPYVPSGVGSTAGAVSVSVGGYVSPPASRVTVSALSHYSSSTVGLLDELQICSLDSPDASPTPSPTLSHVSTCTSTAGPDDVLTTSVASTAAAATVTNGQVLCHAMNGNASHPQRPLSPPSYPPPPASLHTGLQRRSRSSEGSESVTRESVVSGQTSISSTVPIACFSEEEKKVSIIKAPHYEGIGPVDESGIPIAIRTQTVDRPKDWYKTMFKQIHKVHKADDDYSDTYNATYAVINNEDHILSSNTTMAHPAPRTHTYRPLSKSPSDNGGHLGPREPSPSPVPPPPLPMPSLLQLRARDSDRGKDPPDMNEWGPPDRKVDTRKYRAEPKSIFEYEPGKSSILEHERPTYDDIDLENEPWYKFFSELEFGRPPPKKRLDYNPDISARQLIESSLRIVPAEKALERPASAASDYRKRRKSEPSSSQVNAQSQSRAATSPKPVDAYRPSSSLKKPVIRSSPSSPSKAKGGDACNMYSNSLTSPGSYQGSCTPPASSDSVHLLEDGSSSSKQSVCCKNSWQTKQQDPETWTSVEEVPPSAGKLKSRSCDDLLSDGHSGSVGRNATRSESAGSLVCDGNPSGSTASNSTCSLPRLHRRLTHESPGFLKLYRKMHQIDRAQLIPSDVIRSVRARILELERQPHLHLHRLSPWTPSWGVEVPQDMVPNRISTYENLIQKSKSMPNLGDGEMPSGTTTPGDSSSRASSGGGGTPSFPKRRFSIESLLEEDNNGNSSTVPHSMDHLHRPRSPPEGRPRGPEPNHGRAFPAPPVPQSLQANPDYSDSEQDAVASDLSDFIQVEGSSFCSESDFDHCSLTSSESLYGSSTLHHHLRHHHHHHHHHHTGHQNVGQSQGYQHRHLISSCKGRCPASYTRFTTMLRHERERARQELQRPSKQSNQSKIQSSHSQEAMSKLAFLVSPVPFRRKKGSPPTSRRVSGGGGRGSRPKSKQAIYEALDAALRDIYEHIQAERGHRGTRAPDDSILRRILAELLPNVPERSSSLRGRRGCWYGGHSSASLYPDGSPTGCASYREDPSTPRLQSPISACYGRHLDTTNNHEYGEEQGNGNGLCFSDQDVSRSYSTMESTIHTPAPRRPTPDREKQPARAIYDFKAQTAKELTFKKGDAVNIIRQIDNNWYEGEHRGRVGIFPISYVEKMPSAEKQQPIRPPPPAHVREIGEAVARYNFNADTNVELSLRKGEKVIVIRQVDQNWYEGKIPDTTKQGIFPVSYVDIMKRSPSKSSTHHTDSRGHPGIRTPSSTPVKRLVQDALQGGGDPYQVLYNYMPRNEDELELRESDIVDVMEKCDDGWFVGTSRRSKLFGTFPGNYVKQL, encoded by the exons ATGAATACAG ATAGCGGAGGATACGCTACCAAAATTGTGGCCttgtcactcacactctctcccaTGAAGAGGGTCCAGAGCTCACCAAATCTAGCCACAG GGAGTGATTCTCACTCATCAGATTTGG ATTCTTGGCGGTCACGCAGTGTCACAGATGGCCTTAAGAATGGAGATGCCAGCAGCTCGTCTCTTGCTGCCAAAGGCTTCAGGAGTGTCAGGCCCAACCTGCAGGACAAAAAGTCACCGACACAG GatttcgttcacataccattgccaCCCCCCAGGAGAGAGAGTTTCCACTTCTCGCCCACTGGCTCTAATCCACCAGACTATAGCTCCCTCGTTGCTCTGGCTAATGATTCTGGCTCTGGAATGCTAACGTTCACTCAGAATGAGAAGGCAGTTTTGAAAGAGACGTACACCATTAATAGCACCTCCTCTTACTCTTACTCAGAGACCAGTGCAAACCCAGTCCAGCAGACACAGCAGCACACTGTCCCGAATGATAGTAGCAACTGTAACATGTCTTCCACCTCAGATCAACAAGTCCAGGAGCGTAAAGTGTCTTCACTCAAACTAACTCCGGTCACCATCCCTGACCCTCCTGCTCACGTCTACTCTAACCCAGATCCCCAAACTAAGACCCAAACTGCTAGTTCACCTCCACCACAACCCAAAAGGACTACCACTCTCTCTCAGCCTCTGAAACAGACGGCCTCAGTTTCTGTCCATTTGGACCCCAAGAATCTGAAATGTCCAGAGCCTCAACCTCGCACAGTGGAACCCAAGCTCCCAGATCAAGGCCCATATCAAACTCCAGGTGCTGCTACATCCCAGGTGGAGATGACAAagcctcctcctgctgttcCACCAAGACCATCTCCTTCGGAACTGTTG GGGCCTCCATCCCCCAACCCTACAGCACAGCACTCCCCTTACCACTGCCACAGCTCAGAATCACTCGACTACCTGTCAGGCCTAATTCCCAAGGCCCTATCACCCACCCCTTATGTTCCTAGTGGAGTTGGTAGCACAGCTGGCGCGGTCAGTGTGAGCGTCGGTGGCTACGTGTCACCCCCGGCATCCCGCGTGACAGTGTCTGCTCTCAGCCACTACTCGTCCTCCACGGTGGGTCTGCTGGACGAGCTGCAGATCTGTAGTCTGGACTCGCCTGACGCCTCACCCACGCCGTCGCCCACCCTCAGCCATGTTTCTACGTGCACGTCCACCGCTGGCCCCGATGATGTGCTAACGACCTCTGTGGCCTCCACTGCTGCCGCAGCCACTGTCACTAAT GGTCAGGTCCTCTGTCACGCTATGAATGGAAATGCTAGCCATCCACAGAGACCCCTCTCTCCCCCGTCGTATCCTCCTCCCCCTGCCTCACTCCACACTGGGCTGCAAAGACGCAGCAGGAGTTCAG AGGGCAGCGAGTCTGTCACCAGAGAGTCTGTGGTGTCGGGCCAAACCAGTATCAGCAGCACTGTGCCCATTGCCTGCTtctcagaagaagaaaaaaaggtttccaTAATCAAAGCCCCTCATTATGAAGGCATTGGCCCAGTGGACGAGTCTGGCATCCCTATTGCCATCCGCACG CAGACGGTGGACAGACCCAAGGATTGGTATAAAACTATGTTCAAACAGATCCACAAGGTTCACAAAGCAG ATGATGACTATTCAGACACATACAATGCCACATATGCCGTCATAAACAATG AAGACCACATCCTGTCATCAAACACAACTATGGCCCACCCTGCTCCGCGCACACATACGTACAGGCCGCTATCCAAGAGCCCCTCAGACAACGGAGGGCATCTGGGGCCTCGAGAGCCTTCCCCGTCCCCTGTACCCCCTCCACCTCTACCCATGCCATCTTTACTGCAGCTGAGGGCCAGGGATAGTGACCGTGGGAAAGACCCACCAGACAT GAATGAATGGGGTCCTCCCGACAGAAAAGTGGACACACGAAAGTATCGCGCAGAGCCCAAGAGTATTTTTGAGTATGAGCCTGGAAAGTCTTCTATTTTGGAACATGAAAGACCA ACCTATGATGACATAGATTTAGAGAACGAGCCTTGGTATAAGTTCTTTTCCGAGCTGGAGTTTGGGCGGCCG CCTCCTAAAAAACGCCTGGATTATAATCCAGACATCTCCGCCCGCCAGCTCATTGAG TCCTCCCTGCGCATCGTTCCTGCTGAGAAGGCTCTGGAGAGACCTGCGAG TGCTGCCAGTGACTACAGGAAGAGAAGGAAGTCGGAGCCTTCAAGTTCTCAAGTGAACGCTCAGTCTCAGAGCAGAGCTGCAACCTCCCCAAAACCAGTGGATGCCTACAGACCCAGCAGCAGCCTAAAGAAGCCTGTCATTCGTTCCTCACCATCATCACCTTCCAAAGCCAAAG GTGGGGACGCATGCAACATGTATTCAAACAGTTTGACCTCCCCAGGTTCTTATCAAGGCTCCTGTACACCTCCTGCTTCCTCTGACTCTGTTCATCTCCTTGAGGATGGCAGCTCGTCCTCCAAGCAGTCTGTCTGTTGTAAGAACAGttggcaaacaaaacaacaggatCCTGAGACATGGACCAGTGTTGAGGAGGTGCCGCCCTCTGCTGGCAAACTCAAGTCACGCAGCTGTGATGATTTACTCAGCGACGGGCATTCGGGTTCAGTTGGTCGCAATGCCACCCGTTCAGAAAGTGCTGGGTCACTGGTGTGTGATGGGAATCCCTCAGGTTCAACTGCATCCAATTCCACTTGCTCACTGCCACGACTCCACCGGCGACTGACACATGAATCACCAGGCTTTCTTAAGCTCTATCGCAAAATGCACCAGATTGACCGAGCACAGCTCATCCCATCTGATGTCATCCGCTCAGTCCGTGCTCGCATTCTGGAACTAGAGCGTCAGCCTCATCTGCACCTTCATCGCCTTTCTCCTTGGACACCTTCTTGGGGCGTGGAGGTGCCACAAGATATGGTGCCAAACCGCATTTCTACATATGAGAACCTTATTCAGAAATCAAAATCCATGCCCAACTTGGGTGATGGTGAGATGCCTTCAGGCACTACTACACCGGGTGACTCTTCATCACGAGccagcagtggtggtggtggcacaCCAAGTTTTCCGAAACGTCGTTTTTCCATAGAATCTTTACTAGAGGAAGACAATAACGGCAACAGTAGTACAGTACCTCACTCCATGGATCACTTACATCGACCCCGTAGCCCACCTGAGGGCCGACCTCGTGGGCCAGAACCTAACCATGGCCGGGCCTTTCCTGCTCCCCCTGTCCCGCAAAGCCTTCAAGCCAACCCAGACTACTCTGACAGTGAACAAGACGCTGTTGCGTCAGACCTGAGTGACTTTATCCAGGTGGAGGGCTCCTCATTTTGTAGTGAGAGTGACTTTGACCATTGCTCGCTAACCTCCTCTGAGAGCTTGTACGGCTCGTCCACCCTACACCACCACCTCcgtcatcaccaccaccaccatcaccaccaccacactggTCACCAAAATGTAGGCCAGAGCCAGGGCTACCAACACCGGCACCTCATCAGTAGCTGTAAAGGCCGCTGCCCGGCTTCTTACACTCGTTTCACAACCATGCTCCGCCATGAGAGAGAACGGGCCCGGCAGGAGCTCCAGAGACCCTCAAAACAGAGCAACCAGTCAAAAATCCAAAGCTCACACTCCCAGGAAGCAATGTCCAAGCTGGCCTTCCTGGTCAGCCCAGTGCCTTTCCGCAGGAAAAAGGGCTCACCACCTACCTCCAGAAGAGTCAGTGGTGGTGGAGGTCGAGGTAGCAGGCCTAAGTCCAAACAGGCTATTTATGAAGCACTAGATGCAGCCTTGAGAGACATTTATGAGCACATTCAAGCAGAACGAGGCCACAGAGGCACTAGGGCACCTGACGATAGCATCCTGAGGCGAATACTGGCAGAACTACTGCCAAATGTGCCTGAACGAAGCTCCTCACTGCGGGGGAGGAGGGGCTGTTGGTACGGGGGTCACTCCTCTGCATCATTGTACCCAGATGGTAGCCCCACTGGGTGTGCCTCTTACAGAGAGGATCCATCCACACCACGGCTACAGTCACCAATCAGTGCCTGTTATGGACGCCATTTGGACACCACAAACAATCACGAATATGGAGAGGAGCAGGGCAATGGAAATGGTCTCTGTTTTTCAG ACCAGGATGTCTCCAGGAGTTATTCCACCATGGAATCCACCATCCACACACCTGCACCTAGAAGACCTACTCCTGACAGAGAG AAACAGCCTGCAAGAGCCATTTATGATTTTAAGGCACAAACGGCGAA GgagctgacatttaaaaaaggtgACGCAGTAAACATCATCAGACAGATAGATAACAACTGGTATGAAGGAGAGCACCGTGGACGGGTGGGGATATTCCCCATATCATATGTAGAG AAAATGCCATctgcagagaagcagcagccaATCCGCCCTCCTCCGCCAGCACACGTCAGAGAGATCGGAGAGGCGGTGGCTCGGTACAACTTCAATGCTGACACTAATGTGGAGCTGTCGCTCAGAAAG GGTGAGAAAGTAATTGTAATAAGGCAGGTGGATCAGAACTGGTACGAGGGCAAGATCCCAGACACAACTAAACAGGGCATCTTTCCCGTGTCCTACGTTGACATCATGAAGCGCTCCCCGTCCAAGAGCTCCACCCACCACACAGACTCACGTGGTCACCCTGGCATCAGGACTCCAAGCAGTACGCCCGTCAAG cGACTAGTACAAGATGCACTGCAAGGCGGAGGAGACCC ATACCAGGTCTTGTACAACTACATGCCTCGCAACGAGGACGAGCTGGAGCTGAGGGAGAGCGACATCGTCGATGTGATGGAGAAATGTGACGATGGCTGGTTTGTCG GGACCTCTCGAAGGAGCAAGTTGTTTGGAACCTTCCCAGGAAACTACGTGAAGCAGCTATAA
- the sorbs2a gene encoding sorbin and SH3 domain-containing protein 2 isoform X8: MNTDSGGYATKIVALSLTLSPMKRVQSSPNLATGSDSHSSDLDSWRSRSVTDGLKNGDASSSSLAAKGFRSVRPNLQDKKSPTQDFVHIPLPPPRRESFHFSPTGSNPPDYSSLVALANDSGSGMLTFTQNEKAVLKETYTINSTSSYSYSETSANPVQQTQQHTVPNDSSNCNMSSTSDQQVQERKVSSLKLTPVTIPDPPAHVYSNPDPQTKTQTASSPPPQPKRTTTLSQPLKQTASVSVHLDPKNLKCPEPQPRTVEPKLPDQGPYQTPGAATSQVEMTKPPPAVPPRPSPSELLGPPSPNPTAQHSPYHCHSSESLDYLSGLIPKALSPTPYVPSGVGSTAGAVSVSVGGYVSPPASRVTVSALSHYSSSTVGLLDELQICSLDSPDASPTPSPTLSHVSTCTSTAGPDDVLTTSVASTAAAATVTNGQVLCHAMNGNASHPQRPLSPPSYPPPPASLHTGLQRRSRSSEGSESVTRESVVSGQTSISSTVPIACFSEEEKKVSIIKAPHYEGIGPVDESGIPIAIRTTVDRPKDWYKTMFKQIHKVHKADDDYSDTYNATYAVINNEDHILSSNTTMAHPAPRTHTYRPLSKSPSDNGGHLGPREPSPSPVPPPPLPMPSLLQLRARDSDRGKDPPDMNEWGPPDRKVDTRKYRAEPKSIFEYEPGKSSILEHERPTYDDIDLENEPWYKFFSELEFGRPPPKKRLDYNPDISARQLIESSLRIVPAEKALERPASAASDYRKRRKSEPSSSQVNAQSQSRAATSPKPVDAYRPSSSLKKPVIRSSPSSPSKAKGGDACNMYSNSLTSPGSYQGSCTPPASSDSVHLLEDGSSSSKQSVCCKNSWQTKQQDPETWTSVEEVPPSAGKLKSRSCDDLLSDGHSGSVGRNATRSESAGSLVCDGNPSGSTASNSTCSLPRLHRRLTHESPGFLKLYRKMHQIDRAQLIPSDVIRSVRARILELERQPHLHLHRLSPWTPSWGVEVPQDMVPNRISTYENLIQKSKSMPNLGDGEMPSGTTTPGDSSSRASSGGGGTPSFPKRRFSIESLLEEDNNGNSSTVPHSMDHLHRPRSPPEGRPRGPEPNHGRAFPAPPVPQSLQANPDYSDSEQDAVASDLSDFIQVEGSSFCSESDFDHCSLTSSESLYGSSTLHHHLRHHHHHHHHHHTGHQNVGQSQGYQHRHLISSCKGRCPASYTRFTTMLRHERERARQELQRPSKQSNQSKIQSSHSQEAMSKLAFLVSPVPFRRKKGSPPTSRRVSGGGGRGSRPKSKQAIYEALDAALRDIYEHIQAERGHRGTRAPDDSILRRILAELLPNVPERSSSLRGRRGCWYGGHSSASLYPDGSPTGCASYREDPSTPRLQSPISACYGRHLDTTNNHEYGEEQGNGNGLCFSDQDVSRSYSTMESTIHTPAPRRPTPDREKQPARAIYDFKAQTAKELTFKKGDAVNIIRQIDNNWYEGEHRGRVGIFPISYVEKMPSAEKQQPIRPPPPAHVREIGEAVARYNFNADTNVELSLRKGEKVIVIRQVDQNWYEGKIPDTTKQGIFPVSYVDIMKRSPSKSSTHHTDSRGHPGIRTPSSTPVKRLVQDALQGGGDPYQVLYNYMPRNEDELELRESDIVDVMEKCDDGWFVGTSRRSKLFGTFPGNYVKQL, translated from the exons ATGAATACAG ATAGCGGAGGATACGCTACCAAAATTGTGGCCttgtcactcacactctctcccaTGAAGAGGGTCCAGAGCTCACCAAATCTAGCCACAG GGAGTGATTCTCACTCATCAGATTTGG ATTCTTGGCGGTCACGCAGTGTCACAGATGGCCTTAAGAATGGAGATGCCAGCAGCTCGTCTCTTGCTGCCAAAGGCTTCAGGAGTGTCAGGCCCAACCTGCAGGACAAAAAGTCACCGACACAG GatttcgttcacataccattgccaCCCCCCAGGAGAGAGAGTTTCCACTTCTCGCCCACTGGCTCTAATCCACCAGACTATAGCTCCCTCGTTGCTCTGGCTAATGATTCTGGCTCTGGAATGCTAACGTTCACTCAGAATGAGAAGGCAGTTTTGAAAGAGACGTACACCATTAATAGCACCTCCTCTTACTCTTACTCAGAGACCAGTGCAAACCCAGTCCAGCAGACACAGCAGCACACTGTCCCGAATGATAGTAGCAACTGTAACATGTCTTCCACCTCAGATCAACAAGTCCAGGAGCGTAAAGTGTCTTCACTCAAACTAACTCCGGTCACCATCCCTGACCCTCCTGCTCACGTCTACTCTAACCCAGATCCCCAAACTAAGACCCAAACTGCTAGTTCACCTCCACCACAACCCAAAAGGACTACCACTCTCTCTCAGCCTCTGAAACAGACGGCCTCAGTTTCTGTCCATTTGGACCCCAAGAATCTGAAATGTCCAGAGCCTCAACCTCGCACAGTGGAACCCAAGCTCCCAGATCAAGGCCCATATCAAACTCCAGGTGCTGCTACATCCCAGGTGGAGATGACAAagcctcctcctgctgttcCACCAAGACCATCTCCTTCGGAACTGTTG GGGCCTCCATCCCCCAACCCTACAGCACAGCACTCCCCTTACCACTGCCACAGCTCAGAATCACTCGACTACCTGTCAGGCCTAATTCCCAAGGCCCTATCACCCACCCCTTATGTTCCTAGTGGAGTTGGTAGCACAGCTGGCGCGGTCAGTGTGAGCGTCGGTGGCTACGTGTCACCCCCGGCATCCCGCGTGACAGTGTCTGCTCTCAGCCACTACTCGTCCTCCACGGTGGGTCTGCTGGACGAGCTGCAGATCTGTAGTCTGGACTCGCCTGACGCCTCACCCACGCCGTCGCCCACCCTCAGCCATGTTTCTACGTGCACGTCCACCGCTGGCCCCGATGATGTGCTAACGACCTCTGTGGCCTCCACTGCTGCCGCAGCCACTGTCACTAAT GGTCAGGTCCTCTGTCACGCTATGAATGGAAATGCTAGCCATCCACAGAGACCCCTCTCTCCCCCGTCGTATCCTCCTCCCCCTGCCTCACTCCACACTGGGCTGCAAAGACGCAGCAGGAGTTCAG AGGGCAGCGAGTCTGTCACCAGAGAGTCTGTGGTGTCGGGCCAAACCAGTATCAGCAGCACTGTGCCCATTGCCTGCTtctcagaagaagaaaaaaaggtttccaTAATCAAAGCCCCTCATTATGAAGGCATTGGCCCAGTGGACGAGTCTGGCATCCCTATTGCCATCCGCACG ACGGTGGACAGACCCAAGGATTGGTATAAAACTATGTTCAAACAGATCCACAAGGTTCACAAAGCAG ATGATGACTATTCAGACACATACAATGCCACATATGCCGTCATAAACAATG AAGACCACATCCTGTCATCAAACACAACTATGGCCCACCCTGCTCCGCGCACACATACGTACAGGCCGCTATCCAAGAGCCCCTCAGACAACGGAGGGCATCTGGGGCCTCGAGAGCCTTCCCCGTCCCCTGTACCCCCTCCACCTCTACCCATGCCATCTTTACTGCAGCTGAGGGCCAGGGATAGTGACCGTGGGAAAGACCCACCAGACAT GAATGAATGGGGTCCTCCCGACAGAAAAGTGGACACACGAAAGTATCGCGCAGAGCCCAAGAGTATTTTTGAGTATGAGCCTGGAAAGTCTTCTATTTTGGAACATGAAAGACCA ACCTATGATGACATAGATTTAGAGAACGAGCCTTGGTATAAGTTCTTTTCCGAGCTGGAGTTTGGGCGGCCG CCTCCTAAAAAACGCCTGGATTATAATCCAGACATCTCCGCCCGCCAGCTCATTGAG TCCTCCCTGCGCATCGTTCCTGCTGAGAAGGCTCTGGAGAGACCTGCGAG TGCTGCCAGTGACTACAGGAAGAGAAGGAAGTCGGAGCCTTCAAGTTCTCAAGTGAACGCTCAGTCTCAGAGCAGAGCTGCAACCTCCCCAAAACCAGTGGATGCCTACAGACCCAGCAGCAGCCTAAAGAAGCCTGTCATTCGTTCCTCACCATCATCACCTTCCAAAGCCAAAG GTGGGGACGCATGCAACATGTATTCAAACAGTTTGACCTCCCCAGGTTCTTATCAAGGCTCCTGTACACCTCCTGCTTCCTCTGACTCTGTTCATCTCCTTGAGGATGGCAGCTCGTCCTCCAAGCAGTCTGTCTGTTGTAAGAACAGttggcaaacaaaacaacaggatCCTGAGACATGGACCAGTGTTGAGGAGGTGCCGCCCTCTGCTGGCAAACTCAAGTCACGCAGCTGTGATGATTTACTCAGCGACGGGCATTCGGGTTCAGTTGGTCGCAATGCCACCCGTTCAGAAAGTGCTGGGTCACTGGTGTGTGATGGGAATCCCTCAGGTTCAACTGCATCCAATTCCACTTGCTCACTGCCACGACTCCACCGGCGACTGACACATGAATCACCAGGCTTTCTTAAGCTCTATCGCAAAATGCACCAGATTGACCGAGCACAGCTCATCCCATCTGATGTCATCCGCTCAGTCCGTGCTCGCATTCTGGAACTAGAGCGTCAGCCTCATCTGCACCTTCATCGCCTTTCTCCTTGGACACCTTCTTGGGGCGTGGAGGTGCCACAAGATATGGTGCCAAACCGCATTTCTACATATGAGAACCTTATTCAGAAATCAAAATCCATGCCCAACTTGGGTGATGGTGAGATGCCTTCAGGCACTACTACACCGGGTGACTCTTCATCACGAGccagcagtggtggtggtggcacaCCAAGTTTTCCGAAACGTCGTTTTTCCATAGAATCTTTACTAGAGGAAGACAATAACGGCAACAGTAGTACAGTACCTCACTCCATGGATCACTTACATCGACCCCGTAGCCCACCTGAGGGCCGACCTCGTGGGCCAGAACCTAACCATGGCCGGGCCTTTCCTGCTCCCCCTGTCCCGCAAAGCCTTCAAGCCAACCCAGACTACTCTGACAGTGAACAAGACGCTGTTGCGTCAGACCTGAGTGACTTTATCCAGGTGGAGGGCTCCTCATTTTGTAGTGAGAGTGACTTTGACCATTGCTCGCTAACCTCCTCTGAGAGCTTGTACGGCTCGTCCACCCTACACCACCACCTCcgtcatcaccaccaccaccatcaccaccaccacactggTCACCAAAATGTAGGCCAGAGCCAGGGCTACCAACACCGGCACCTCATCAGTAGCTGTAAAGGCCGCTGCCCGGCTTCTTACACTCGTTTCACAACCATGCTCCGCCATGAGAGAGAACGGGCCCGGCAGGAGCTCCAGAGACCCTCAAAACAGAGCAACCAGTCAAAAATCCAAAGCTCACACTCCCAGGAAGCAATGTCCAAGCTGGCCTTCCTGGTCAGCCCAGTGCCTTTCCGCAGGAAAAAGGGCTCACCACCTACCTCCAGAAGAGTCAGTGGTGGTGGAGGTCGAGGTAGCAGGCCTAAGTCCAAACAGGCTATTTATGAAGCACTAGATGCAGCCTTGAGAGACATTTATGAGCACATTCAAGCAGAACGAGGCCACAGAGGCACTAGGGCACCTGACGATAGCATCCTGAGGCGAATACTGGCAGAACTACTGCCAAATGTGCCTGAACGAAGCTCCTCACTGCGGGGGAGGAGGGGCTGTTGGTACGGGGGTCACTCCTCTGCATCATTGTACCCAGATGGTAGCCCCACTGGGTGTGCCTCTTACAGAGAGGATCCATCCACACCACGGCTACAGTCACCAATCAGTGCCTGTTATGGACGCCATTTGGACACCACAAACAATCACGAATATGGAGAGGAGCAGGGCAATGGAAATGGTCTCTGTTTTTCAG ACCAGGATGTCTCCAGGAGTTATTCCACCATGGAATCCACCATCCACACACCTGCACCTAGAAGACCTACTCCTGACAGAGAG AAACAGCCTGCAAGAGCCATTTATGATTTTAAGGCACAAACGGCGAA GgagctgacatttaaaaaaggtgACGCAGTAAACATCATCAGACAGATAGATAACAACTGGTATGAAGGAGAGCACCGTGGACGGGTGGGGATATTCCCCATATCATATGTAGAG AAAATGCCATctgcagagaagcagcagccaATCCGCCCTCCTCCGCCAGCACACGTCAGAGAGATCGGAGAGGCGGTGGCTCGGTACAACTTCAATGCTGACACTAATGTGGAGCTGTCGCTCAGAAAG GGTGAGAAAGTAATTGTAATAAGGCAGGTGGATCAGAACTGGTACGAGGGCAAGATCCCAGACACAACTAAACAGGGCATCTTTCCCGTGTCCTACGTTGACATCATGAAGCGCTCCCCGTCCAAGAGCTCCACCCACCACACAGACTCACGTGGTCACCCTGGCATCAGGACTCCAAGCAGTACGCCCGTCAAG cGACTAGTACAAGATGCACTGCAAGGCGGAGGAGACCC ATACCAGGTCTTGTACAACTACATGCCTCGCAACGAGGACGAGCTGGAGCTGAGGGAGAGCGACATCGTCGATGTGATGGAGAAATGTGACGATGGCTGGTTTGTCG GGACCTCTCGAAGGAGCAAGTTGTTTGGAACCTTCCCAGGAAACTACGTGAAGCAGCTATAA